The proteins below are encoded in one region of Tamandua tetradactyla isolate mTamTet1 chromosome 9, mTamTet1.pri, whole genome shotgun sequence:
- the LOC143645958 gene encoding olfactory receptor 5AK3-like — translation MTQGNSTEVTGFFLLGFGAQHRFRHVLFIVFLLIYVICMMGNIGMILLIKADARLQTPMYFFLQHLAFVDICYTSAITPKMLQIFISENKSISFVGCVVQLWVYAAFASSDCYLLAAMAVDRYVAICKPLRYPTVMSRRVCIQLAAGSYVVGSINSSVHTGFTFSLSFCKSHAINHFFCDGPPIVALSCSNTDINMMLAAVFVGFNLTFTVSVVIFSYIYILAAILKMSSTAGRKKAFSTCASHLTAVTIFYGTLFYMYLQPRFNNSQKNMKVLSIFYGVVIPMLNPLIYSLRNKEVKEALKVIGKKFL, via the coding sequence ATGACACAAGGAAACAGCACTGAAGTGACAGGATTCTTTCTTCTGGGATTTGGTGCCCAACACAGGTTTCGCCATGTCCTCTTCATCGTATTTCTACTGATCTATGTAATCTGCATGATGGGTAATATTGGAATGATCCTCCTCATCAAAGCAGATGCCAGACTTCAaacacccatgtactttttcctacAACATTTGGCTTTTGTTGATATATGCTATACTTCTGCAATCACTCCCAAGATGTTGCAAATCTTCatatcagaaaataaatcaatatcaTTCGTGGGATGTGTAGTGCAGTTGTGGGTTTATGCAGCATTTGCCAGCAGTGACTGTTACCTCCTGGCTGCTATGGCAGTGGACCGGTATGTAGCCATCTGTAAGCCACTCCGCTATCCTACAGTCATGTCCCGAAGAGTTTGCATCCAACTGGCAGCTGGTTCCTATGTGGTGGGTTCAATAAATTCCTCTGTACACACAGGTTTTACTTTTTCATTGTCCTTTTGCAAGTCCCATGCCATCAATCACTTTTTTTGTGATGGTCCCCCAATTGTGGCCCTTTCATGTTCCAACACTGACATCAACATGATGCTAGCTGCTGTGTTTGTGGGATTTAACTTGACGTTCACTGTGTCGGTCGTCATCTTCTCCTATATCTACATCCTGGCTGCTATCCTAAAGATGTCTTCTACCGCAGGGAGGAAAAAAGCCTTCTCCACGTGTGCCTCCCATCTGACAGCAGTCACCATCTTCTATGGAACCCTCTTTTACATGTACTTACAGCCTCGTTTTAATAATTCCCAGAAGAACATGAAAGTTCTCTCCATATTTTATGGTGTGGTGATTCCCATGTTGAACCCCCTGATCTATAGCTTGAGAAATAAGGAGGTAAAAGAAGCTCTGAAAGTGATAGGGAAGAAGTTCTTGTAG